One stretch of Methanofastidiosum sp. DNA includes these proteins:
- a CDS encoding methyltransferase domain-containing protein, which yields MRKLTNQEIGKIGLYEFQGYIGAMTSPTFGGWKGTDRLIELLDIKEMGKPRILEVGCSTGYITRYVAQKFDCEIVGVDLSEILIELARDESEKLNLANVSFERASAESLPFVDSSFDIVYGEAITALVSDPVMVLEEYRRVLKKGGKVATLDLFMKESLDPEFYQEMKNIMIMSNIIGPETDIRTLKEWENIFKEAGFNNIKIDDYYEDIFVRDYSFAEKIMISIRVLYHMAINRDLRRKMRPMLKFVKRFQDELKGDSFGYFIFTGAK from the coding sequence ATGAGAAAGTTAACTAATCAAGAAATTGGAAAGATTGGGCTCTATGAGTTCCAGGGCTATATTGGTGCCATGACCTCGCCAACATTCGGCGGCTGGAAGGGAACTGATAGGTTAATTGAGCTATTGGATATCAAAGAGATGGGGAAACCAAGGATATTGGAGGTCGGCTGCTCCACAGGTTACATAACTAGATATGTGGCCCAAAAATTTGACTGTGAGATAGTTGGGGTGGACCTATCAGAGATACTTATAGAGCTCGCAAGAGATGAATCAGAAAAATTAAATCTGGCTAATGTTAGTTTTGAGAGGGCAAGTGCAGAGAGCCTTCCATTTGTCGATAGTTCCTTTGACATAGTCTATGGGGAGGCAATAACAGCCTTGGTCAGCGACCCTGTAATGGTCTTAGAGGAGTATAGGAGAGTTTTAAAGAAAGGCGGAAAAGTTGCCACACTTGACCTATTCATGAAGGAGTCTTTAGACCCAGAATTTTATCAAGAGATGAAGAATATCATGATAATGTCCAATATTATTGGGCCAGAAACTGATATCAGGACCCTTAAAGAGTGGGAGAATATCTTCAAGGAAGCCGGATTTAATAATATAAAGATAGATGACTACTATGAAGATATTTTTGTAAGAGACTATTCATTTGCTGAGAAGATAATGATATCGATTAGAGTGCTTTACCATATGGCGATAAATAGGGATCTTAGGCGGAAGATGCGCCCGATGCTAAAGTTTGTGAAGAGGTTCCAGGATGAGCTTAAAGGAGATTCATTTGGGTATTTTATATTTACTGGGGCGAAGTGA
- a CDS encoding type II toxin-antitoxin system HicB family antitoxin: protein MKQVKIIVEKHVDGYVAYPIGLKGAVVGEGNTYEEALADVKSAIEFHLKTFIKGAFVEEGIHLL, encoded by the coding sequence ATGAAACAGGTAAAAATTATAGTTGAGAAACATGTTGACGGATATGTTGCTTATCCTATTGGCCTAAAGGGTGCAGTAGTCGGTGAAGGGAATACTTACGAAGAAGCTCTAGCAGATGTTAAATCTGCAATTGAATTCCACCTCAAAACATTTATTAAGGGCGCTTTTGTTGAAGAGGGCATTCATCTTTTATAG
- a CDS encoding DUF2202 domain-containing protein yields the protein MKKSNYYIAIVIVLILVLIGSYYFLSMGKPSEIATVTQEGYTSINTENLEQSIPTTQSLTLTDAEKEDLLYMREEEKLARDVYIKLYEKWNVPIFSNISNSEQTHTDSVKFLIDRYGLNDPSVNEVGKFTNNDLQALYDSLIEKGSNSLEDALVVGATVEEVDIIDLKEAISHTDKADIKTVYENLMKGSRNHLRSFVSNMKSRGYSYIPQYLAQEEFDEIVNSQIETGKN from the coding sequence ATGAAAAAGAGTAATTACTACATAGCCATAGTTATAGTATTAATTTTAGTGCTCATAGGAAGCTACTATTTTTTATCGATGGGTAAACCTTCAGAGATAGCAACTGTCACCCAAGAAGGCTACACCTCGATTAATACAGAAAATCTGGAACAGAGTATCCCAACTACACAGAGTTTGACCTTAACAGATGCTGAAAAAGAAGACCTGCTCTACATGAGGGAAGAGGAAAAGCTTGCAAGGGACGTATACATTAAGCTCTATGAAAAATGGAATGTCCCCATATTCAGCAATATATCAAACTCAGAGCAGACACACACTGATTCTGTAAAGTTTCTAATTGATAGGTATGGCCTAAACGATCCATCTGTAAATGAGGTTGGAAAGTTTACAAACAATGACCTTCAGGCCCTCTATGACTCACTAATAGAAAAGGGAAGCAACTCCTTGGAAGATGCTTTGGTAGTCGGCGCAACTGTTGAAGAGGTGGACATAATCGATTTGAAAGAAGCAATTTCACATACAGACAAAGCTGACATAAAGACGGTATACGAAAATCTAATGAAGGGCTCAAGGAACCACTTGAGGTCATTTGTGTCCAACATGAAATCCAGGGGCTACAGCTACATCCCGCAGTACCTTGCCCAAGAAGAGTTTGACGAGATAGTAAACAGCCAGATAGAAACAGGAAAAAATTAA
- a CDS encoding type II toxin-antitoxin system PemK/MazF family toxin — translation MKKMTSGTIFRQREIVLGLFPFDDKKEFKKRPCIIISNEKYNLSHTTVIAIPITSKIRNFEDGMILEDKDLEEGYLVKKSEILPFKIFTINKSLMLKSIGLINIDKAKEIESIISKMIEINI, via the coding sequence ATGAAGAAGATGACCTCTGGGACAATCTTTAGGCAGAGAGAAATAGTATTGGGACTATTTCCATTTGACGATAAAAAAGAGTTTAAGAAGAGGCCTTGCATTATCATTTCTAATGAAAAATATAATCTAAGTCATACTACTGTTATTGCCATTCCTATCACAAGCAAAATAAGGAATTTTGAAGATGGTATGATTCTTGAAGATAAAGATCTGGAAGAAGGTTACTTAGTCAAGAAAAGTGAAATTTTGCCTTTCAAGATATTTACTATTAACAAATCTCTGATGTTAAAAAGTATTGGCCTAATAAATATAGATAAGGCCAAAGAGATAGAATCAATTATTTCTAAAATGATCGAGATCAATATTTAG
- a CDS encoding DUF4405 domain-containing protein, translating to MKRADTNYIVDVLMTLSLIIVGITGVILFFFFESGVRQGGYQTFFGVTKNSWNFFHEYIGLLMVILMVLHFLLHWNWMVCMTKKFFSKKPTKCEIE from the coding sequence ATGAAAAGAGCAGATACCAATTATATTGTCGATGTCTTGATGACATTGTCCTTAATAATCGTAGGGATAACGGGCGTAATCCTATTCTTCTTTTTTGAAAGTGGTGTTAGGCAGGGCGGATACCAGACCTTCTTTGGAGTAACAAAGAACTCCTGGAACTTCTTCCACGAGTACATTGGCCTTCTTATGGTAATCTTGATGGTACTCCACTTCCTCTTGCACTGGAACTGGATGGTCTGCATGACTAAGAAGTTCTTCTCAAAAAAGCCTACAAAGTGCGAGATAGAGTAG
- a CDS encoding type II toxin-antitoxin system RelE/ParE family toxin: MSRTILLEKHALKFLEKLDKDTAYRIIDKLEKLENDPMPPDARKLVSLKQSAYRIRVGDYRILYIIEKDSIVVFSINRRSVVYKR, from the coding sequence ATGTCCCGTACTATTCTATTAGAAAAGCATGCACTTAAGTTTCTTGAAAAGTTAGATAAAGATACCGCCTACCGAATAATAGACAAACTTGAGAAGCTTGAAAATGATCCCATGCCTCCTGATGCTAGAAAGCTTGTCAGCTTGAAGCAGAGCGCATACAGGATACGGGTTGGGGATTACCGGATTTTGTATATAATTGAAAAAGACAGTATAGTTGTATTCTCAATAAACAGGAGAAGCGTAGTCTATAAAAGATGA
- a CDS encoding zinc ribbon domain-containing protein gives MKEKTFLLGTLILIISISAVSGNNGDFYNFSFNSEDKVIHLDVMNNDVVYFTQNGNVYRADMNSNKPVLLDSLGSKVSQITSSGNMISIRTEDKKLYVFNHDERVIYKFAAYEGELQRVIIDDRGYLAVITIKDIALGTREWIGYVYSPSGDLIAQNRSSSVLTSFISLNDKLVFGEGSGNVSVYDSVGSTKLWVNNIGTRIMGFQHYGDDVLLASEKSIYSLSYVDSPKLSKILSIDDYPSLLVSDNDRVAISSIEGCLYVLSNNSLQNQFSFDGSTVIKSCQQNDDVKDVYLLEDKTVVLTETGKIFVIQGGDNKLTINTQNTTNSKVSGYTDNGKLYIVSQSDYKLDVYNYDNILDLEKEINDAKSSYSSFLNKIKEEKVPTFEGEAMLNDIERNYSGALSYWDAGNYKASKEYLDEYNSGIKDYLGQKETKSTNLFSIILVAAVLILAVAAILLSMRKKSVECPKCGYTLRDYWSHCPRCGERKGGR, from the coding sequence ATGAAAGAAAAAACATTTTTACTGGGGACGCTTATATTAATAATTAGTATATCTGCCGTTTCTGGCAATAATGGGGATTTTTACAACTTTTCATTTAATTCAGAGGATAAAGTAATTCATTTAGACGTCATGAATAACGATGTCGTTTATTTCACGCAGAACGGTAATGTCTATAGGGCCGATATGAATTCAAACAAGCCGGTCCTCTTGGACTCGCTGGGCTCAAAGGTATCCCAGATCACATCTTCAGGCAACATGATATCAATTAGAACTGAAGACAAGAAGCTCTACGTGTTCAACCACGATGAGAGGGTTATATACAAGTTTGCAGCTTATGAGGGGGAGCTCCAGAGGGTTATAATCGATGATAGGGGATATCTAGCAGTAATAACAATAAAGGACATAGCCCTTGGCACAAGGGAGTGGATAGGCTATGTTTACTCCCCATCAGGGGATTTAATTGCCCAGAACAGATCAAGCTCAGTTTTAACATCATTTATCTCTCTAAACGACAAGCTTGTCTTTGGAGAGGGAAGCGGCAATGTTTCAGTCTATGACAGCGTTGGCTCAACAAAACTATGGGTGAACAATATAGGGACAAGGATAATGGGTTTCCAACACTACGGCGATGATGTCCTACTGGCCTCAGAGAAATCCATCTACAGCCTATCCTATGTAGATTCACCAAAGCTATCAAAGATACTCTCAATTGACGATTACCCAAGCCTCCTTGTAAGCGATAACGATAGGGTCGCAATTTCTTCTATTGAAGGCTGCCTTTACGTATTGAGCAACAATTCACTTCAAAATCAGTTCTCTTTCGACGGTAGTACGGTAATTAAAAGCTGCCAGCAAAATGACGATGTCAAGGATGTCTACCTGTTGGAGGACAAAACAGTTGTCCTGACTGAAACGGGGAAGATATTCGTAATCCAGGGCGGCGATAACAAGCTCACCATAAACACCCAAAATACAACTAACTCAAAAGTTTCCGGTTACACCGACAACGGGAAACTCTACATTGTGTCACAAAGTGATTACAAGCTCGATGTATATAATTATGATAATATTCTAGATTTAGAAAAAGAGATAAACGATGCCAAGTCTAGCTACAGCTCATTCCTTAACAAGATCAAGGAGGAGAAGGTTCCCACCTTTGAAGGGGAGGCTATGCTAAACGACATAGAAAGGAACTATAGCGGGGCATTGTCCTACTGGGATGCAGGCAATTACAAGGCATCAAAAGAATACCTAGACGAGTACAACTCCGGGATAAAGGATTATTTGGGGCAGAAGGAAACAAAGAGCACCAATCTATTCTCCATAATTCTGGTAGCAGCGGTCTTGATACTTGCTGTAGCGGCCATACTACTTTCAATGAGGAAGAAGAGCGTGGAGTGTCCAAAATGTGGCTATACTCTAAGGGATTACTGGAGCCACTGCCCCAGATGCGGAGAA